GTCGTCTGCCGCGTCGGGCACTCGTTCATCAAGGCGGAGATGGCCCGCACCAACGCCGTCTTCGGCGGCGAGCACTCCGCCCACTACTACTTTCGGGACTTCTGGTTCGCCGACACCGGCATGCTCGCCGCGATGCACACCCTGGCCGCGTTGGGCGAGCAGTCCTTGCCGCTGTCGGTACTGGCCGGCGAGTACGAGCGGTACGTCGCCTCCGGCGAGGTCAACTCCACGGTCGCCGATCAGGCCGCCAAGGTGGCCGAGGTGCGGGCCGCGTTCCCCGAGGCGGTTTCCGACGAGTTGGACGGTCTCACCCTGCGCTTCCCCGACGGCGCCTGGTTCAACCTGCGCGCGTCCAACACCGAGCCGTTGTTGCGGCTCAATGTCGAGGCGCCGACCCGGGAGCGGATGACCTCGCTGCGCGACGAGGTGCTCGACCGGGTTCGCCGCTAGGATCGCCTGCGCCGGTCGGCGCCGTCGGCCGGTAAGCCGCATACGTGGAAGGAGCCGCGCCGTGGCCTTGGACCCGCAGTTGCTGGAGATCCTTGCCTGCCCGGACACGCACCACGCCCCGCTCGACTACGACGTCCAGGCGCAGACGCTGACCTGCACGGAGTGCGGCCGGATCTTCGAGGTCCGGGGCGATGTGCCGGTGCTGCTGCTGGACGAGGCGCGGGGCGGCCCCGTGGAGCGGTCGTGATCGACGGCATGGCGGGAGTCAGCGGCCGGCG
The sequence above is a segment of the Micromonospora sp. WMMA1363 genome. Coding sequences within it:
- a CDS encoding Trm112 family protein, yielding MALDPQLLEILACPDTHHAPLDYDVQAQTLTCTECGRIFEVRGDVPVLLLDEARGGPVERS